The Candidatus Nanopelagicus abundans genome includes a region encoding these proteins:
- a CDS encoding ATP-binding cassette domain-containing protein, producing MKAVIAENLMKTYNKGSVQALDGLSLDVEEGTVLGVLGPNGAGKTTTVRILATLLSPDSGRASVAGIDVLKHPDEVRKIIGLSGQYAAVDETLTGWDNLIMFGRLYHLSAKAASARAVELLEQFRLTESAKRPIRTYSGGMRRRLDLAASLIVRPKVLFLDEPTTGLDPRGRQDMWGVIDELVKGGVTLLLTTQYLEEADHLADEIAVIDHGKVIARGTSDSLKKQVGGERLEIVVENENMAAVKEIVAKVSGSAINVDEGLRQVSAPVTTGSKALIEAAKLLDEKGIHPLDIGLKRPSLDDVFLALTGHVAEEKKEEEDSMTTGRKRGK from the coding sequence ATGAAAGCAGTTATCGCAGAAAATTTAATGAAGACCTACAACAAAGGCTCAGTTCAAGCATTAGATGGCTTAAGTCTTGATGTTGAAGAAGGAACCGTACTTGGTGTGTTAGGCCCAAATGGTGCTGGTAAAACTACAACTGTCAGAATTTTAGCAACATTACTATCACCAGATTCTGGGCGAGCAAGTGTTGCAGGTATTGATGTATTAAAGCATCCAGATGAGGTTAGAAAAATAATTGGTCTATCTGGTCAATACGCTGCTGTTGATGAAACGTTAACTGGTTGGGATAACTTAATTATGTTTGGCCGGCTTTATCACCTATCAGCTAAAGCTGCTAGTGCTCGAGCAGTTGAATTACTAGAACAATTTAGACTTACTGAATCAGCAAAGCGCCCGATTAGAACTTACTCTGGTGGCATGAGACGAAGATTAGATTTAGCCGCCTCATTAATAGTCAGGCCAAAAGTTTTATTCTTAGATGAACCAACAACTGGCCTTGACCCACGTGGTCGACAAGATATGTGGGGAGTAATTGATGAGTTAGTTAAAGGTGGCGTAACTTTATTGCTAACAACTCAATACTTAGAAGAGGCTGATCATCTAGCTGATGAGATTGCAGTAATTGATCACGGAAAAGTAATTGCACGCGGCACATCTGACTCCCTTAAAAAACAGGTGGGCGGTGAGCGCTTAGAGATAGTAGTTGAAAATGAAAATATGGCTGCAGTAAAAGAGATAGTAGCTAAGGTAAGTGGTAGCGCAATTAATGTTGATGAAGGTCTTCGCCAGGTATCTGCTCCAGTTACAACTGGTAGCAAAGCCTTAATTGAGGCAGCTAAGTTGCTAGATGAAAAAGGAATTCACCCATTAGATATTGGACTTAAGCGGCCATCCTTAGATGATGTATTTCTAGCTTTAACTGGACATGTGGCTGAAGAGAAAAAAGAGGAAGAGGATTCTATGACTACGGGAAGAAAGAGAGGAAAGTAA
- a CDS encoding Ppx/GppA phosphatase family protein, whose translation MSQVAVIDCGTNSIRLLIAEISGSTFKEVIRTMEIVRLGQGVDENKAFHPDAINRTLLAVKSFKEIIDKNKVDKIRFCATSATRDAMNRNLFIDGVRDILNVQVEVIPGEEEAALSFTGATYQLDQGSGPFLVVDIGGGSTEFVYGDKKVISAKSVNIGCVRMSERHLINQPPTMDQITSAIVDIDIAITQAAVSVPINSAKSLIAVAGTATTVAAAALDLSKYDRDLIHLSKISADKVHKVAQMFQSMNKSEISALPYMHEGRVDVITAGSLVLSRVMAATGVVEFVASESDILDGMAFSLIN comes from the coding sequence ATGAGTCAAGTAGCAGTCATTGATTGCGGCACAAATTCAATTAGGTTATTAATTGCTGAAATTTCTGGCAGTACTTTTAAAGAAGTAATACGCACTATGGAAATTGTTCGACTCGGCCAGGGGGTTGATGAAAATAAAGCATTTCACCCAGATGCAATTAATCGGACTTTATTGGCAGTTAAATCTTTTAAAGAAATAATTGATAAAAATAAAGTAGATAAAATTAGATTTTGTGCTACATCAGCAACTAGAGATGCTATGAATAGAAATTTATTTATTGATGGCGTTCGCGATATTTTAAATGTTCAAGTCGAGGTAATTCCAGGAGAGGAAGAAGCAGCCCTATCTTTCACAGGCGCTACCTACCAATTAGATCAAGGTAGTGGACCATTTTTAGTAGTTGATATTGGTGGTGGCTCAACTGAGTTTGTATATGGAGATAAAAAAGTAATTAGTGCTAAGAGTGTCAATATCGGATGTGTGAGAATGAGTGAGCGACATTTAATAAACCAGCCCCCAACTATGGATCAGATTACTAGTGCAATAGTTGATATTGATATTGCCATAACGCAGGCAGCCGTTAGTGTGCCAATTAATAGCGCGAAAAGTTTAATTGCTGTAGCTGGTACTGCCACAACAGTTGCAGCTGCCGCACTTGATTTATCAAAATATGATAGAGATCTGATTCATTTATCGAAAATATCAGCTGATAAAGTTCATAAGGTTGCCCAGATGTTTCAATCTATGAATAAGAGTGAGATTTCAGCTCTGCCATATATGCATGAAGGCCGAGTTGATGTAATTACTGCTGGTTCATTAGTTTTATCTAGAGTTATGGCAGCCACTGGGGTGGTGGAGTTTGTTGCATCGGAGTCAGATATTTTGGATGGAATGGCTTTCTCCCTTATTAACTGA
- a CDS encoding DUF501 domain-containing protein yields MVRPAKAFTAEQASEKDLEIIEAQLGRTPRDVLAIAHRCPCGSPDVVQTPPRLADGTPFPTFYYATCPRLTGAISTLESSGLMAQMNERLQTQPELAGNYMAAHIDYEASRDGAGRMQNIEVPEIVGVTAGGMPDRVKCLHSLVAHALAAGEDVNHLGDEALIALDQWWINKPCSEIANLTNQDDK; encoded by the coding sequence ATGGTCAGGCCAGCTAAAGCATTTACAGCAGAGCAAGCGAGTGAAAAAGATTTAGAAATCATAGAAGCTCAATTAGGTAGAACACCAAGAGATGTTTTAGCAATCGCCCACCGCTGCCCATGCGGGTCACCTGATGTGGTGCAAACACCACCTCGATTAGCAGATGGCACACCATTTCCAACTTTTTATTATGCAACCTGCCCAAGACTTACCGGCGCCATTTCAACTTTAGAAAGTTCTGGACTAATGGCGCAGATGAATGAGCGTTTACAAACTCAACCGGAGTTAGCTGGCAACTATATGGCTGCCCATATTGATTATGAGGCTAGCCGAGATGGTGCTGGGCGAATGCAAAATATTGAAGTTCCTGAGATAGTTGGCGTCACAGCTGGTGGAATGCCTGACCGAGTTAAATGTCTGCACTCTTTAGTTGCCCACGCTTTAGCAGCTGGGGAAGATGTTAACCATTTAGGGGATGAAGCTTTAATTGCATTAGATCAATGGTGGATTAATAAACCATGCAGTGAAATTGCTAATTTAACTAATCAGGATGATAAATGA
- a CDS encoding MFS transporter: MAKSQNNQVFNNKLSRNPFAELPREVSVLSAVAFFVAVGFGLIIPAIPIFAASFGVSKTAIGLIISSFAIMRFSSGLISGKLVDRFGERAVLGFGLFMVSFFTLLTALAQSYGQLLTFRTLGGLGSSMFSVSAGSLLMRSVSDEYRGRAQSLYNGGFLVGGVAGPAVGGILSSFSLRAPFFVYSVTLAMAGTTALVFLSEKRLGNKADIPTNLIGQTTLKQAFKLRPYQIALALAFINNWVLFGLRSSILPLFVTEELGSTATVAGIGLTISALIQGLFLLKAGKFSDEKGRKAALILGGSYVLFGVLMLSFTTSPLWYFIAMALFGLGGAYVGTAPGSVVGDIINGRGGQVIGAWQMAGDAGMIVGPILVGFLTDNYSYQTAFLVSAVISAIAILLSVLLPETRSSHLDNGLIIDKNKQEL; encoded by the coding sequence ATGGCTAAATCGCAAAATAATCAAGTATTTAATAATAAATTAAGCAGAAACCCTTTCGCCGAGCTTCCGCGAGAGGTTTCTGTCTTATCCGCTGTAGCATTTTTTGTTGCAGTTGGTTTTGGCTTAATTATCCCGGCGATTCCTATTTTCGCTGCATCATTCGGTGTTAGCAAAACTGCAATCGGATTAATTATTTCAAGCTTTGCAATTATGCGATTTTCTTCTGGCTTAATATCTGGAAAATTAGTGGATCGCTTTGGTGAGCGGGCTGTTTTAGGTTTTGGTTTATTTATGGTCTCCTTCTTCACATTACTAACCGCCCTAGCCCAAAGTTATGGCCAACTCCTTACATTTCGCACCCTTGGTGGCCTCGGCTCATCAATGTTCTCCGTATCTGCTGGTTCATTGTTAATGAGATCAGTAAGTGATGAATACCGGGGACGTGCTCAGTCACTTTATAACGGCGGGTTTTTAGTTGGTGGAGTTGCCGGTCCTGCAGTTGGCGGAATTCTTTCTAGCTTTTCACTTCGCGCACCATTTTTTGTTTACTCAGTTACCCTGGCAATGGCTGGAACTACTGCGTTAGTTTTTTTAAGTGAAAAAAGATTGGGTAATAAGGCAGACATACCTACAAATTTAATAGGGCAAACAACACTTAAACAAGCATTTAAATTACGTCCCTATCAAATCGCTTTAGCGTTAGCATTTATAAATAACTGGGTTTTATTTGGTCTTAGGTCATCAATTTTGCCATTATTCGTAACTGAAGAACTTGGTTCAACAGCAACGGTTGCAGGTATTGGATTAACTATTAGCGCTTTAATTCAAGGTTTATTTTTACTTAAAGCTGGCAAATTCTCAGATGAAAAAGGGCGAAAGGCTGCGCTGATTTTAGGTGGGAGCTATGTTCTATTTGGCGTATTAATGCTCTCCTTTACAACAAGTCCGCTCTGGTATTTCATAGCAATGGCGTTGTTTGGGCTAGGTGGTGCCTATGTTGGAACCGCTCCCGGCAGTGTGGTTGGCGACATTATTAATGGTCGTGGTGGGCAAGTAATTGGAGCTTGGCAGATGGCAGGTGATGCCGGAATGATTGTTGGACCAATTTTAGTTGGATTTTTAACTGATAACTACAGTTACCAAACAGCTTTCTTAGTTTCAGCTGTAATTAGCGCAATTGCTATTTTATTATCAGTTCTATTGCCTGAAACAAGATCATCTCATTTAGATAATGGCTTAATAATCGACAAAAATAAACAGGAGCTGTGA
- a CDS encoding Bax inhibitor-1/YccA family membrane protein, producing MKSSNPVLGKAFNQPRNMQVDQLEQSYNAPAASSMRTGRMTIEDVVAKTGFLFAILVVVGAFAWRSNLGTGALMLGFLGGFVLAMVISFSKSIKPGLVVAYAAFQGLALGTLSSYYESYYPGIVSQAVIGTMAAFAGVLIMYRNGTLRATPQFTRALIGAAIGYFILGLVSLVASFFGVGQGYGFYGVSGLGLLLAVAGVAIASLFLVLDFDQIQKGVNNGVPEKESWRASFGLMVTIVWLYLEVLRLISILRNNR from the coding sequence ATGAAAAGTTCAAACCCTGTACTTGGCAAGGCATTTAATCAACCAAGGAATATGCAAGTTGATCAGTTAGAGCAGAGTTATAACGCTCCAGCTGCCTCATCAATGCGAACAGGTCGGATGACAATTGAAGATGTCGTCGCAAAAACCGGATTTTTATTTGCAATATTAGTTGTAGTTGGTGCTTTCGCTTGGCGCAGTAATCTAGGTACGGGCGCACTAATGCTCGGCTTCTTAGGTGGATTTGTACTTGCAATGGTTATTAGTTTTAGCAAATCAATTAAGCCAGGTTTAGTAGTTGCTTATGCAGCATTTCAAGGTTTAGCACTTGGAACTTTAAGTAGCTATTACGAATCTTACTATCCAGGAATTGTTAGCCAAGCAGTAATTGGAACGATGGCAGCGTTTGCTGGTGTATTAATTATGTATCGCAATGGAACACTACGCGCTACACCTCAATTTACCCGTGCATTAATCGGAGCAGCAATTGGCTACTTCATTCTTGGATTGGTTTCACTAGTTGCATCATTTTTTGGTGTCGGACAAGGATATGGTTTCTATGGCGTGTCAGGCCTTGGTCTACTTCTAGCTGTTGCTGGTGTGGCAATTGCAAGCTTGTTTTTAGTTCTTGATTTTGATCAAATCCAAAAGGGTGTCAATAATGGCGTGCCAGAGAAAGAATCATGGCGAGCATCATTTGGTTTGATGGTAACAATTGTCTGGCTATATCTAGAAGTATTACGCTTAATTTCAATCTTGCGTAATAATCGATAA
- the greA gene encoding transcription elongation factor GreA, whose translation MNKPTQTWLTQEAADRLAAELTELEGPLRAEIIKKIETARAEGDLKENGGYHAAREEQGKIEGRIRQLKHMLEHAHIGTPPASESGVVGLGMLVTVDIAGDEIKFLLGSREISSGDVDVYSEKSPLGAAVLGAKVGQSVKYTAPNGKQIAVAVLEAAPFN comes from the coding sequence ATGAATAAACCAACTCAGACCTGGCTAACCCAAGAGGCTGCAGATCGATTAGCAGCTGAGCTCACCGAGCTTGAGGGTCCACTGCGTGCTGAAATAATTAAAAAAATTGAAACTGCTCGGGCTGAAGGAGATTTAAAAGAAAATGGTGGCTACCACGCAGCGCGCGAGGAACAAGGAAAAATTGAAGGAAGAATTCGTCAATTAAAACATATGTTAGAACATGCACATATTGGAACTCCACCTGCTAGTGAATCAGGGGTTGTAGGACTTGGCATGTTGGTAACAGTTGATATTGCAGGGGATGAAATTAAATTTCTACTTGGCTCTCGTGAGATATCAAGTGGTGATGTTGATGTTTACTCTGAGAAATCACCTCTTGGCGCTGCGGTCCTTGGGGCTAAGGTGGGGCAGAGCGTTAAATACACCGCACCAAATGGCAAGCAGATTGCAGTTGCAGTACTTGAGGCCGCGCCTTTTAACTAA
- a CDS encoding ABC transporter permease has product MNAISDALIITKRQLLQLARVPELILFSIIQPIMFVLLFRFVFGGSIDTGQPGGYVQLLMPGIFVQTVAFTLASTAVGLTADMQKGLIDRFRSLPISRSAVVFGRTLGDGALNIVVLTAMGITGYVVGWRPTSGLFNVLLGFMFLLVFGFAMSWVGVLIGLSVRDERVATNATFIAVFPITFLSNAFAPTTGMPKPLQYIAEWNPVSTMVAGCRELFGLKNEFGATAGSFPSENPLMMSVIYMILIMAIFIPLSVRKYNNANKK; this is encoded by the coding sequence ATGAATGCGATCTCGGACGCGTTAATAATTACCAAACGACAACTTCTTCAATTAGCCCGGGTACCTGAACTAATTTTGTTTTCAATAATTCAACCAATTATGTTTGTTTTATTATTTAGATTTGTTTTTGGTGGCTCAATCGACACAGGTCAACCAGGTGGGTATGTACAGCTACTTATGCCTGGCATATTTGTTCAAACTGTTGCTTTCACTTTAGCTAGCACGGCAGTTGGCTTAACTGCTGATATGCAAAAAGGATTAATTGATCGATTTAGATCTCTACCAATTTCAAGATCTGCTGTTGTATTCGGCCGAACCCTAGGTGATGGAGCTTTAAACATCGTAGTTCTAACTGCCATGGGAATTACAGGATACGTAGTCGGCTGGCGCCCAACTTCTGGTTTGTTTAATGTTCTTTTAGGTTTCATGTTTTTATTAGTCTTTGGATTTGCAATGTCTTGGGTAGGGGTATTAATTGGTCTATCAGTCAGGGATGAGCGAGTAGCAACTAATGCAACATTTATTGCAGTCTTTCCAATTACTTTCTTATCAAATGCTTTTGCGCCAACTACTGGGATGCCAAAGCCATTGCAATACATTGCTGAATGGAACCCTGTTTCCACCATGGTGGCTGGATGCCGAGAGTTATTTGGCTTAAAAAATGAGTTTGGTGCCACCGCTGGATCATTTCCAAGTGAGAACCCATTAATGATGTCGGTAATTTACATGATTTTAATTATGGCGATATTTATCCCACTAAGTGTTAGAAAATACAACAACGCCAATAAGAAGTAA
- a CDS encoding FtsB family cell division protein, whose product MVRRKFFAANLISSTRKSIKSGLNRRGLSNRALIVGIILFALAVTLAPPIQHYFTQRAQINSLRTQLSDNQKMLEDAATELAKWNDPEYVASQARARLHFIFPGERAYIIVGNGEITDDEQVTKVSEQLPIGLPWYSRLISSITSTNVNS is encoded by the coding sequence ATGGTGCGCCGAAAGTTTTTCGCAGCCAATTTAATTTCATCTACTCGTAAATCTATTAAATCAGGTTTAAATAGGCGCGGCTTATCTAATCGGGCATTAATTGTTGGAATTATTTTATTCGCACTAGCTGTCACGCTGGCGCCACCGATTCAACATTACTTTACTCAAAGGGCTCAAATTAATTCACTACGGACGCAGTTATCTGATAATCAAAAGATGTTAGAAGATGCTGCTACGGAGTTGGCAAAGTGGAATGATCCAGAGTATGTAGCTAGTCAGGCAAGAGCAAGATTACATTTCATTTTTCCAGGTGAGCGGGCCTATATTATTGTCGGAAATGGTGAGATCACCGATGATGAGCAAGTAACAAAAGTCTCAGAGCAACTTCCAATTGGACTCCCTTGGTATTCAAGATTAATTTCTTCAATAACTAGCACAAATGTAAACAGCTAA